A segment of the Tautonia rosea genome:
GACGGACGCCTGGTCCTACTCGGCGTCACCCAGGAACAGCACGCCGACCGCTGCCGCCTGTTCGCCCGGTGGCAGGAGTTTGAGTTCCCGATCCTTCACGATCCGATCAATGTGCTCCAGTCGGAGGCCGTGCCGATTCTCACCGCCATTGACGAGCATGGAATCGTGCGCGACCTTCAGCCTCGGCTGGAGACGTTCGAGGCGGAATTCCTCGATCGCTCGTTCCCGGCCGAGCACACGAACGCCGAAGTTGCTTCTGCCCAACCTCCCGATCTCGACACCTTGAGGAACCTCGCCCGATCGAACCCGACCGCCGATGCCTGGCGATCGCTGGGAGATGCCCTGGCCTTGTGGGGCGGCATCGGTCGGATCGACGAGGCCATCGAGGCGTATGAACATGCCCTCGCGCTCCGGCCGGACGATGCTGACAGTCGCTTTCGGCTCGGAGTTTGCCACCGGATGCGGTTCGAGTCGCCCCATCGACTCCCCGGCGACTTCCAGGCGGCCGTCGATGCCTGGGGCCAGGCGCTCAATCAGGAACCGAATCAGTACATCTGGAGACGTCGAATCGAGCAGTACGGCCCCCGGTTGGCCAAACCGTACCCGTTTTATGACTGGGTGGACGAGGCCACCGAGGCACTCGCCGCCCGGGGAGAGCCGCAGGTTCCGCTCGCCGTCATGCCCACCGGGGCTGAGATTGCCCAGCCCTCCCGAGACTTCGAGGTGTTCGACGCCGTCGAGCAGTCCCCCGATCCCCAGGGTCGCATCAATCGCGATCGGCAAGGGCTCATCGAGGCCGAGGTCGCCGTCGTCCCCGCGAAGGTTCGTCCGGGAGCAACAGCTCGGGTTCATGTGACCTTCCTGCCCAATGCGATCCGGAAGGCCCACTGGAACAACGAGTCGACGCCCTTGCGCCTGTGGATCGAACCTCCTGAAGGATGGCGTGTCTCAGGGAAGTTGCTGACGGCCCCTCAGGGGGACGAGGCCGAAACGAACGAGATTCGCCGCCTCGATTTCGAGGTCGAGGTTCCTTCCTCGGCGACCGGCCCGACGCGCATTCCTGCCTTTGCCCTGTACAATGTGTGCGAGGACCTGGGCGGTGTCTGCCTCTTTCTTCGACAGGATCTCGTGATCGAGGTCGATGTCATTCAAGAGGCCCCTTGAACCGGTTTTCTCTCAACGTGGGAGGATGGCGATGCGATTCAAGCGGCCTGGGATGAGCGTGGTGATCGTCCTCGCCAGTGCCGAGGTTGCCTGGGCAGGGATGCCCTCGATCACCCTGACCGACCTGGCCCGGATGCGGATGCAAACGCTCTCATTCTTTTTGCTCGGAATCCTCATCTGCTCGTGGATCGTGCAGCGCATCTGGAACGGGCTGAGCAAGGACTTTACCTGGCTCCCCCGACTGACGTTCGGCAAGGCCCTCGGCCTCATCACGCTCTGGGGGTTCCTGTTCGTCCTCATCCTGACCATGATCTCCGGTGCCCGGGAACTGATGACACCCGGCGCCTGGGAAAAGCAGGGGTTGACGTATACGATTGTTGAGGAGAGCCCCACGGAGGTTTCCCCCGATCCGCTCCTTGAGGAACGCCGCCGGGCGCTCGACCGGCTTCGGATCGCCCTTTGGACCTATGCTCGAAGCCACGACGGTCGTTTCCCTTCCCCGGACGACCTGACCGCCATCCCCGACGAGGCGTGGCAGGTGCCCGACCCCTGCGGCATGCGGTACCTCTATGTGCCCGGACAGATCGCCGACGAGGGCCACAAGCCGCTCGTTTACGAACCGGAACTCTTCGACCTCGATTGCCTCGTGCTCCAGACCGATGGCCGGATCGTCGTGATGACCTCCGACGCGATCGACCACGCGCTCGGAGAGGAGCAAACCCCATGAGACGGTCGATCTTCGTGGGCTGCATGACGATCGTGGTCCTCGTCAGCCTTGCCACCATTGGTCTGGTCGTGCCGCTTGATGTGACGATTGCCCTGACAGTGGGCTGGGCCTTCTTCCTTGGCCGGGTGCTGCCGGAGGTCACCATTGCCTGGGATGGGGTGGTTACGGCAGTGGTTTGCATCGTCGTTTTCGTGGTTGGTGCCCATGCCTTTCTTCGCTGGATCGCGCAGCAGCGCATCGCGGAACGCTCAGAACACGCTCGACCCTGGCCGTTCCGGTGGACCGCGGCGATGACGGGGGTGATCCTCGTGATGTTCCTCGCCGGGATCGCGGCGACCGGGGTCGTCCATCAAGTCGGCTGGCTGTTGACTTCGGGCGAGCCGATCGCAGGCTTCGTCAGTCTGGCCGCGCAGCGTGCTCAGTCGTCGAACAATCTGAAGCAGATCGGCATCGGTTTGTCCAACTACCACGACTCGCACGGCACCTTCCCGCCCGGCGCGACGTTTGACGATCGCGGTCGACCGCTCCACGGATGGCAAGCGATGCTCTTGCCTTATGTCGAGCATCAGGCGATTTACGACCAAATTACCTTCGAACTACCCTGGGATGATCCCGCCAATCGTGAACCGTTCCAGACCGAAGTGCTCATGTTTCTCAACCCCGGAAACATCAACTCCGGGAATCTCAATCGGAGTGATGCGGCCGGGTATGCCCTCAGCCATTATTCCGGGAACGCTCGGCTTCTTGGTGGAGACATGCCACGAAGTCTGACGGACCTGACGGATGGGGCCTCCACCACGATTCTGGCCGGAGAGGTTGCGACCGAGTTCCTTGCCTGGGGCCATCCGATCCAGTGGCGAGACCCAGCCCTCGGGATCAACCGCTCTCCCCGAGGCTTCGGAAGCCCGTTTCCCCCTGGAGGAGCGAATTTTGTGTTCGCCGATGGATCGGTCCGGTTCGTGAAGGAGACAGTCGATCCTCAGATCCTCAAGGCGCTGAGTACCCCGACTGGGAACGAAGCGATTTCGAACGGGATGTACTAACGATGCGTCTTTCATCGTGGCGAATCTTGCTCAGGTTGGCCCCGCCAGCAGCATGTTCAAGACGAAAACACTTCAGACGCCTGGAAATCGCTTATGTTTGGGATCTTCGAAACAAAACGGCAGCGGCGGAACCGGATTCGCTCCCAGCCCTTTCCCGATCATTGGGGTGAGATCCTGAGCAGGGAAGTTCCGCTTTATCAACGCCTTTCCAAAGAGGATCGGCAGGAACTCCAGGGGCTGATTCAGATTTTCCTCGCCGAGAAGCATTTCGAGGGCTGCGGTGGGCTGACGCTGACCGATGCCATTCGCGTCACGATCGCCGCGCAGGCATGCGTGCTTCTGTTGCATCGGGAGACGGATCTGTACCCTCGTTTGATTACCATTCTCGTCTATCCGAGCGCCTACGTCGCCCGGGCGCGAGAGCCGATTGGCGGCGGCTTGGTCCTTGAAGGGGAGGTTGCCCGTCTGGGTGAAGCGTGGAAGGATGGTGTGGTGGTCCTGGCCTGGGACGATGTGCGTTCCGGCGCTTTAGACATTCACGACGGGCACAACGTCGTCCTGCACGAGTTTGCGCACCAACTCGATCAGGAGAACGGTCCGGCCGACGGGGCGCCAATCCTTGAGCATCGGAGCCGCTACATCTCCTGGGCTCGCGTCCTCGGCGATGAGTATGAACAACTGCGCAAAGACGCTGCGTCTGGGCGCTTGAGTGTGCTTGACCAGTACGGCGCCACCAATCCAGCCGAATTCTTCGCTGTGGCGACCGAGTGCTACTTCGAGAAGTCTGAGGAACTTCGACGCACGCATCCCGAGTTATTCGAAGAACTCAAGGCATACTATCGGTTTGACCCGACCCAGATGACGACATTGGACTGAGTGAGCCTGCGACCCCTCTCGATCGGAGCAACGATGATACTCCACCGACGACACCTCCTCGGGGCCGGCATTCTGGCACTGTCTGCGGGACGAATTCGCGCCCAGCAGGAGCAGACGATCACGGTCGAGGACCTGGATCGAGTCGCTCAGGAACCGATCCTTCGGGTCGAGGAACTGACGGCTCCCCTGGAGATCACCGCCCTGGACCTCCTCCGCAACGGTCAAGAGTTCCTGGTACGCGTTCGGACCCGAGACGGGGCCGAGGGGATGGCCGTTCCCAACTCGATGCATCTAATCCACACGTATCCGATCTTCGTGAACCGGGTCGCTCCGTTCTTCCTCGGGAAGGACGCTCGGATGCTGGAAGACCTGCTCTGGGAGGTTTCCAGGCATTCGAGCAACTATAAATATCAAGGGCTCGCTCTCTGGGTTTGTGTAGCCGCAGCCGAGTTTGCCATTCTGGACCTGCTGGGCAAGTGCACCGGGAAGTCCATCGGCGACCTGCTCGGCGGTGCCCGTCGCCGTGACATCGCCGTGTACCAGGCAAGCGGGAACCGGGGGAATACCCCTGAGCAGGAAGTTGACCACCTGAAACAGCTTGTTGCGGAGAGCGGGGCCAAGGCCGTGAAGTTCCGACTTGGCGGTCGATTTCGGCGCGATGATGCCGACTCGCTTCCGGGCCGGACCGAAGCCTTGATTCCTCTCGTCCGCGAAGCCTTTGGCCCGGACATGACCCTTTACGCCGATTCCAACAGCTCGTATTCCGTTGCAAAGGCGATCGAAATCGGCCGCCTCATGGAAGCTTATGATTATGCCTTTTACGAGGAGCCCTGCCGTTTCGATCACCTGGAAGACACAAAAACGGTTGCCGATTCCTTGACGATACCCGTGGCTGGAGGGGAGCAGGAGTCGAGCGAATACCGCTTCCGCTGGATGATCGCAAACCGAGGGGTCGACATCGTGCAGCCCGACCTCCACTATTACGGCGGCTTCATCCGCTCGATGCGAGTTGCTCGAATGGCTCATGCGGCAGGCATGGGTTGTACTCCGCACATGTCGGGCTCGGGACTCGGGTTCCTTGATGCGGCGCACTTTGTCTCGTGCATCCCCAACCCTGAGCCGTTCACCGAGTACAAGGGCGACCCTTCAATTCCCGTGACCAGCGACACCTCCTCCCTGTCGAGTGAGAACGGGGTGATCCGGGTGCCCAGCGGGCCGGGTTTCGGCGTGACGATCGACGAGCAGTTCGTTCGTCAGGCAACGCTCGTGACATCGGGATAATCCGAGCGGAGGCACTCGACAGCATTCTGGCTCTCGACGCCAGGATTCTGCGCCGTGGTCCGTCACGATGGGTAGAAAAAGCAGGTCATTCACCGTAGCCAGGCCCCTGGCGAATCCGTTCGGCATCACCCTTGCATCGGGGTTTCTCAGAAGATGAGGAACTCGTGATTGCGAGGCATATCATGAACGCGATGACCTATTTTGAGAGGTTACTTGTCTCTGCCGAGCGGATCGCCCACCATCCCTGGCATCCGAGCAAGGACGAGACGATTGCACAGTGCATCGAGGAAATCGAGATGATTGCACTGGATGGGCATCTCAGCGATGCCCAGTACGAACAGCTTCGAGCCGTCCTCCGAAGTGGGTGTTCGAACGCTGCGTGAAGGGAAGCGGTCCATCGCGCTCGGACCGTGGGGCGATCGACCGATCCAACACGATCAATCAAGGAATCGGCTGATTGAGCGTCCGTAACACGCGTTCGACCCGAAACACAATTTCAAGGTCGTTATGATTCAGGGCGTCCTTGAGTGCGGGAATGGCGACCGGACCCAGAGTCAGCAGGTCGCGCTCGGCAGTCTCTCGGACGCTCGCAGACGGATCGCCAAGAAGAGCCACCAATTGCTTTGCCTGGTCTGAGAGGTTGGGGTCGATCCCGGAGATGATCACCGTGGCAACTCGAACGGTGCGATTGGGTGGGGGGAACACATCGAGCGGTACAAGTTCGTCGAGGGCTGCTCGATCGAGGTGGGCCAGCACGATCAGTCGATCGGGTCGGAACAGCGGATCGCTCAGTTCGTTGATCGTGACGCTCGCCCGATTTTCGCCGATTCCTCGCTTAACGAGACGCCGCAAGAACTCTTGATCTGACACATTGGCATACTCGGGATCGGTTGCTGGGAACACCTTCGAGAGCGTGAGCGTGACGGGCGGGCCTTTCACCTGAGCTTCGCGAGAGGTGGCGTCCGCGCTGAGTCGCTCGGAGGTGCTGAGCAACAGGGACCCGTCCTGGATGATCCGATAACTGAGGCCGGCGTTGCCAAGCACCTCGGCCAGAACGTCACGAGCCGAACGTTGACCGGCGGTCGGAGCCGCCGACCGGGCATCGAGGTCGATCGATGCCAGAGCGAGCGTCTGATCATCCCGCACCGTTTGCAGCCCGGTTTGGGTGCTGATCCGTTGAAGGATGGCCGCAATGGGCATTTCAGAACCATCAAAAAAGATAGGCTGATTCAAGCGTTGCTCGGTCTGGGCTCGAACGGTTGCATCAGCCTCGGCGGGGAGGGGGGTGGGAGGGGAGTCTTGGGGCTTGGGGTCATCCACGTCCTGGGCTTCGTCGTCGAAGAGGTCGAGTGTGGGGTCGCGATCTGGGTTCTTGTTCGTATCCGTCCCGTCTTCAGGGTCCGAATCTCCCTCAGCGTTCTCCGAGCGAGGCTCCTCGGTGGGCGTTCCGGCGGGAAGCTCGTCAAGCCAGCCGATCCGGAACCCTCCCTCGGCCGGGGCAATCACCGCGAGATCATACAAGGTCTGCGATGACACATTCTGAAGCGTGTACTCGTCTGGGCCGTCCTGAAGTGTCAGTGGGATCGGCATGGCCAGTTCGGCGTCATACGAGAGAAATCGTTCCGTCCTGGCTTCGACCTCGATCACCAGTGAATCATCCAACTCGCGGAGCGC
Coding sequences within it:
- a CDS encoding tetratricopeptide repeat protein, with the translated sequence MPVWHDSTRSWVNDGRLVLLGVTQEQHADRCRLFARWQEFEFPILHDPINVLQSEAVPILTAIDEHGIVRDLQPRLETFEAEFLDRSFPAEHTNAEVASAQPPDLDTLRNLARSNPTADAWRSLGDALALWGGIGRIDEAIEAYEHALALRPDDADSRFRLGVCHRMRFESPHRLPGDFQAAVDAWGQALNQEPNQYIWRRRIEQYGPRLAKPYPFYDWVDEATEALAARGEPQVPLAVMPTGAEIAQPSRDFEVFDAVEQSPDPQGRINRDRQGLIEAEVAVVPAKVRPGATARVHVTFLPNAIRKAHWNNESTPLRLWIEPPEGWRVSGKLLTAPQGDEAETNEIRRLDFEVEVPSSATGPTRIPAFALYNVCEDLGGVCLFLRQDLVIEVDVIQEAP
- a CDS encoding DUF1559 domain-containing protein; its protein translation is MRRSIFVGCMTIVVLVSLATIGLVVPLDVTIALTVGWAFFLGRVLPEVTIAWDGVVTAVVCIVVFVVGAHAFLRWIAQQRIAERSEHARPWPFRWTAAMTGVILVMFLAGIAATGVVHQVGWLLTSGEPIAGFVSLAAQRAQSSNNLKQIGIGLSNYHDSHGTFPPGATFDDRGRPLHGWQAMLLPYVEHQAIYDQITFELPWDDPANREPFQTEVLMFLNPGNINSGNLNRSDAAGYALSHYSGNARLLGGDMPRSLTDLTDGASTTILAGEVATEFLAWGHPIQWRDPALGINRSPRGFGSPFPPGGANFVFADGSVRFVKETVDPQILKALSTPTGNEAISNGMY
- a CDS encoding M90 family metallopeptidase — encoded protein: MFGIFETKRQRRNRIRSQPFPDHWGEILSREVPLYQRLSKEDRQELQGLIQIFLAEKHFEGCGGLTLTDAIRVTIAAQACVLLLHRETDLYPRLITILVYPSAYVARAREPIGGGLVLEGEVARLGEAWKDGVVVLAWDDVRSGALDIHDGHNVVLHEFAHQLDQENGPADGAPILEHRSRYISWARVLGDEYEQLRKDAASGRLSVLDQYGATNPAEFFAVATECYFEKSEELRRTHPELFEELKAYYRFDPTQMTTLD
- a CDS encoding mandelate racemase/muconate lactonizing enzyme family protein, which gives rise to MILHRRHLLGAGILALSAGRIRAQQEQTITVEDLDRVAQEPILRVEELTAPLEITALDLLRNGQEFLVRVRTRDGAEGMAVPNSMHLIHTYPIFVNRVAPFFLGKDARMLEDLLWEVSRHSSNYKYQGLALWVCVAAAEFAILDLLGKCTGKSIGDLLGGARRRDIAVYQASGNRGNTPEQEVDHLKQLVAESGAKAVKFRLGGRFRRDDADSLPGRTEALIPLVREAFGPDMTLYADSNSSYSVAKAIEIGRLMEAYDYAFYEEPCRFDHLEDTKTVADSLTIPVAGGEQESSEYRFRWMIANRGVDIVQPDLHYYGGFIRSMRVARMAHAAGMGCTPHMSGSGLGFLDAAHFVSCIPNPEPFTEYKGDPSIPVTSDTSSLSSENGVIRVPSGPGFGVTIDEQFVRQATLVTSG